TGCTTAGTTGGAGGCGGTCAGGAAATCAATACTGGCGAGGCAGGAATCAGCGAATGGATTCAATCACTGGAACGCTCATTTACTGATTGGGATATTTATATTTCGGATCGGCTCAACGATAGCGAATATAGCGCAGTAGAGATGTTGAAAAAATTAGAATCTCGTCCAAATGTGGAGTACAATGAGTCATTACATCTTGCGGTTTCTATGCGTTCTTTCCGCGCTGAGCATGTTTCACTTCTAATGAAGCAATTGCTCGATCGCAACATCGAGGAGGCGAGGAGTACACTCGAAAAAGTGAGAGCAAAATATCCAATTGTCATCACCCGCGATCTTGCCAAGGCAAAACGATGGCTAAAGCAGCAGGCACGCGGTACAGAACGATATGGAATGGTTGTTTCATCGCAAGCCGAGCGATTAAAACCTCATGCAATATTTGTAAAATCTACAATGGATCCAATCCATTGGTTTCTTGATGGGAAGGAAGATGTCCGCTCCTCATATTACTTAGAAGATGTAGCAACTGAATTTCATGTGCAAGGGTTAGAACTTGATTGGGTATGCGTAACATGGGATGCTGATTTTAGATACACTGAAAAAGGTTGGGGTAATTGGTCATTTGTTGGAAGTCGCTGGAATCAAATAAGAAAAGAAGAACGTAAAAATTATCTAAAGAATGCTTATCGCGTACTTCTAACACGCGCTCGTCAAGGTATGGTGATTGTTATTCCCCCGGGCGATATAGAGGATTGTACCAGACCGCCAAAGTTTTATGATTCAACTTTTGAGTATTTAAAAGAAATAGGTTTTACTGTGATTTAAATATTTTTTAGGTTCACTTAAATACCGATATAGTTGTTTATACAATCGCCTGGCTTGCAGAAAAAGTTTCCCGAATGAAGATGGCGGTCGACTTTTTGAAAATCTGGGAAAAGCAGACAATAAGCGATACTTTTTGTATGAAAATCCCCCCATCCCCCCTTTACCAAAGGGGGGTAAGGGGGGATTTTCATGCTTCGTTGAGCCCGCACCGGGCATGGGGGTTTATAAGACGCTGGAAGATGTTTCATATCAGATTCAACAGATAATCACTGACACGCCAGCCAGCATTTCCAACGTAACGGAATGGTGCAAGAAAGATGGTTGCTGGTTAAAGGTGAAAGCGTTCGATATGGATCTGAGTAAGGCTTTTTTAGCAGAACTTATTGGAATAGACGAAAGAGATGCTGTTGAGAAGGATGCGAAAAAGGTCCAGAAGGTTGATGACGGAATAACTTGTCAAAAAATGGTACTTGAGATTGGACCGGAAAAATGGAAAGAAATCAGCAAATTTGGAGTATTAAATAAACACCTGAACGAGAAGGATATGGGTATTTTACAGGTTGCAGTATCAATACCATCTATGATGCCAACGGAAAGTCGGTGTAAATATTTAATGAAATTGTTGATCAGACTCAAAGAGGAAGGATTCCAGTTGAATTAGAAATGTTATACGTTATTACCAAATACATAAGAGTGACGTAACATGGTGAAGCGTATATAATCTTATCAAGAAAAAACTGCCTGATCAAGTATTTCATGTTTCATACGATTCACGGAAGAAGGCGACTACGGAAACAATCAAACATTTTGAGGGAGTTTGCATATGAATGTCGTCTATGAACCGAAAGGACGGGCGCGGGAATACTCCGAACTGGCATGCAATCTTTATCGCGGATGCACACATGGCTGCCGGTACTGCTATGCGCCGTAGTGTATGCGAACAACAGAAAAAAAGTGGCATGCGACAGCGGCGCCGCGCCGTGATGTGCTGCAAAACCTCGAAAAAGACGCCATAAAACTGCGTGGCGATTCGCGGCGCATTCTCTTTTGCTTTCTGAGTGATCCGTATCAGCCGATTGAGCGCACGGAACGACTGACACAGCAGGCGCTGGGAATTGTTGCAAAACACCGACTGAACAGCCAGATATTGACCAAAGGATGTGTGGATCTCATTCAGGAAGACATAGGACTGATGAAGGATACTCACACGCAACTGGGCATTACGCTTTGTTTCGCCGATGACTCTATCCGCAAGGATTGGGAACCGCGCGCCTCGACCGTGGATGACCGGCTGACCGTTTTGAAAGCCGCTCACAAAGCGGGCATTTTTACCTGGGTCAGCCTTGAACCGGTGATCGATCCCGCGCAAGCGCTTACGGTGATTCGGATGGCGCATCCCTATGTGGATTTCTGGAAGGTAGGCAAGCTAAACCACATGAAAGAACAAGAAAAAACTGTGAACTGGGGTAAATTTCTTTACGATGCGGAAGAACTTTTTACGAAATTTGGGGCAAAATACTATATCAAAAATGACTTGCAAGCTTTTGCACTGAAGCAATGAAGGCAGCGGCGTTAATGATCAAAAACCATCACTCGGATATGGAGAAGGGGAAAACTTGCTTACATAAAAGTTACAAGAGCTTACGGGTTCGTTATTTGTTGGGAAAGCTATCGCGTCGGGCCGGGTGACCCGGCCTGCATTTTGCTGACCCATCGCAGTTTTGGTCTTGGGAGTCTCCGGTTTTTTGGAGGGATGCCGGTCAACCGGCATTCGGAAGCTTGCGATGTTATTGCGTTATTGACGAAGCTGAAAAAGTTTTGCCCTGTAGAAAACCGGCATGAAATGGGTGGAAGCAGACGTGCTGGTGTCGGATACCAGCAAGGGAAAACGGGGAACGAAGTATATGAGGGTCGGTGGTGGCTATGTACAGCAATCTTTTCTTTCATTATCCGAGCTGGTGGATAATAAACTTTCTAATGGTAAATAATGAAATGAAATAAGATAGATATGTTTTTGTTTATTATCCAATGACAAGGGATCCTGTAAAATCGGTAATCGCCGGACTCCGCAGAGGGTATTGTTTGAGTATGATGAGCAATAAAACGAAGCATGTTTATCAATAAACTTTACCGATGTTACGAAATAAATATAATCATTCAAGAGAGATGCTTTTGTTAACTGCAAGATATGGAGATTGGATTAAACAATGCGACTAACAATAAACCCTGTTGGGAAAGTTTCATCGCGATTGCACTGGGCGCGGTGGGATGAGAGCTACCTGGAAAAGATACGGCAGGAAAACGGATTTTAATGTTCATAAAGCGGACTGCTGGAAATAAAAAAACCCCAGTCTTAACGGCGACTGAGGCACAGCCACGGTTCTAAACCTTAGGCAAAGGGCCACCAGCCTTACGGCTTGATTGTCGATTTGCACATTGCGGCACGGAAGTCAAAGTAATTTTTATTTAAAAACAGGCGTTATAAAAAAAGGCTCTAAAATACAGCGACCGCCTTTTGAGGCGGTCCCCGAGCTCCTTCTACCTCCATTGGTAGATGACTGGGCCGTTTTGTGAACCTGATTGCCACCTGTTGTAAAGAAGTTTTTTACAACGCTTGCGAAAAGGTGAAATAGTGCCGAGAAATTACGGCAACCTTCTCGACTGTGTTGCCGCCATCTTTATCCAGGCAAGACGCAAGGCGATTCTGGCGTCAATTTGCCGCAGGCTTGTTACTCATACCTATTCGTCAGACACTGTCTGACGAATGAATCTGAGGGGCTATTTGAAAACGAGGCGTTATTTCCCGGTAATGTGATTTATTGGACACTCTCAGGTCGTTATTGGATATCTTAAATCGCCGTATGTCCAATCAGACGATGTCCTATTCCATGAACGCATCGCAGTGAGGTCGGGCATGAAAGAAATCCAGTCGTTCACGTATGCAATGGATGTGGGGGGGCGCATTCTGAAGGTGCGTGCCCTCGGCATCGACGTCGTCGCCTACCAGGATCCCCTCGGTACGACGATTCCGCGCATCAAAATCCAGATCAAGCGTCGCGAGTCACCTGCTTCCGTTAACGAAATCCGCGAACTTATGGGGCTTCTCCAAAAAGATGGGGATGACCGATAAATTAAACAGTCTTATCCCCCGATTGGTACCAGTCGCCCCGTGTCAACGGAAGGCCGCTTTTCCCCTGCACCCCGGGCTTGCTGAGCAAGGCCTGATAGACGTTAATTCTGCCGCGGGCAAAGCCGTTCGCCGAGCCGGACATATACAACCTCCATACCCGGTAGGTTGGCTCATCGACATAATTGAGCGCCTCTTTGTGGGCCTTTTCGAGGCGCCTCACCCAGTGGCGCAGCGTCAGCGCGTAGTGTTCGCGAAGACTTTCCAGATCCCGAATCTCAAAACCGATATCTTCTGCCGCTTTCAGGGTGACGCTGACCGGGATAAGCTCGCCATCAGGGAAAACGTATGTGTCAACAAAGTTCCGACCGGCGTGGGGAACATCACCCATGCATCGCACAATTCCGTGATTGAGAAAAACCCCGCCCGGCTTCATCAGGTCGTAAGCCTGCCGGAAATATACGGGCAAAAGCGCTTCGCCTACATGTTCGAACATGCCCACGCTCGCCAGCGCATCATAACCTTCCTTTGTTTCAAGATCACGATAGTCGGCAACCAGGACGCGGCAGCGATCGCCAAGCCCCGCCGCCGCTATCTGACCATTGGCCAGTTCCGCCTGGGGTTCGGACAAGGTGATCCCGGTGGCGTCAACCCCGTAACGCTCTGCCGCATGCAGCACTAAAGCCCCCCAGCCGCAGCCGATGTCGAGAAATTTCTGCCCCGGCTTAAGGCGCAACTTCCGGCAGATGTAATCCAGCTTGCCTTCCTGCGCACTATCGATATCTTCCTTGGGCGATTGAAAATATGCGGAAGAATAGACCATTCTCCGATCGAGCCAGAGTTTGTAGAATTCGTTGGAGACGTTGTAGTGAAAAGTTACCGCCTGACGGTCCCGCTCTTGTGAATGAGGTCTGCCGGTAAGTTTGACCGGGGGGCGGCGAAATGCGTCGCCATGAGCCTTTAACCAGGGGTGCTCGCCATCTGCCGGCAGGCTCAGAAGCTCCTTGGCTGCCCGCAATTTGACGCGCCACCCGGAGGTGCGGCGCGCCAAATCCTCGGCGAGATCGAATACCTCCTCGCAATTGCCCTCTATGTCGAAATCGTCATAGAGATAGGCCTCGCCCAGTCCCAGCTCATGCCCTGGCAGAAACATGGCCCGCAGTGCCCCCGGGTGCTTCAAGACGATCTTTGTGGAGGTGGAAACATCTCCCGGCCAGTTTGAGCCGTCCCATAAGCGAACGCCGATCCGCGGCCCCTCGTCAACACAAAACAACTCGTCAAGCAAGTGGACGGTTCTTTCCTTTTCATGACTATTCTGGTTAGCAGTTGCTGGCGCCATATTTTCCTCCTTGTTTATGAAAGATCCTTGCAATCAACCATGCATAAACATAAACTGTCTGCCGCTTTTATAAACAACTGTTTGCCTTAATCAATTCATTGCCAATGGCAACATCCTACTTCATATTCCGATTGTCAACATTTTTTTGTCCTTCTTGAGGACGCCATGCCTCTGCGCGAGCTTTGGGCCTGTCCACAAATAACCTGAACATCTTGCATCTCATCTTTGGGCCATCTTTGGCTGCGACTCAATCACAAAATCCTCACCGTAGCGCTGCTACGTCTGCGGTTTTGTTCAATCGCCGCAACCAAATCCAACCCAAATCTGAGCGCAATCTTGCCCATGTTATTTGTGGACAGGCCCTTTGCAAAAAAGCCGGGACCCGGAAAATTATGCGGTAGGTGGATTATGAACATTTGGCAAGCTCTAATTTTGATTATCAAAAGAGGTAATTGCAAAACTCCGTGTCATGCCCGAATGCTTTTGTCGGGCATCCATGATTTCAAATAGTTAAAAACTGGATTATGAACATTAAACTTCGTTTTCCCGCCCAGAAGCGTCGCGGGAATGACAGCGTTGGGAGTTTTGCAATTGGCTCAAAAGATTTCAGGATAAACACAGATATCTCCTCGCCAGCGAAGGTTTATTTTTTGTGGCAATACTTCATGAAAATTGATATACAGCCCCATTAAATATAATGTATAGGGAAATCACAGATTTTACGTCTGTTTTTCCTTAACCAGGATGGA
The window above is part of the Syntrophales bacterium genome. Proteins encoded here:
- a CDS encoding restriction endonuclease translates to MKEIQSFTYAMDVGGRILKVRALGIDVVAYQDPLGTTIPRIKIQIKRRESPASVNEIRELMGLLQKDGDDR
- a CDS encoding cyclopropane-fatty-acyl-phospholipid synthase family protein, giving the protein MAPATANQNSHEKERTVHLLDELFCVDEGPRIGVRLWDGSNWPGDVSTSTKIVLKHPGALRAMFLPGHELGLGEAYLYDDFDIEGNCEEVFDLAEDLARRTSGWRVKLRAAKELLSLPADGEHPWLKAHGDAFRRPPVKLTGRPHSQERDRQAVTFHYNVSNEFYKLWLDRRMVYSSAYFQSPKEDIDSAQEGKLDYICRKLRLKPGQKFLDIGCGWGALVLHAAERYGVDATGITLSEPQAELANGQIAAAGLGDRCRVLVADYRDLETKEGYDALASVGMFEHVGEALLPVYFRQAYDLMKPGGVFLNHGIVRCMGDVPHAGRNFVDTYVFPDGELIPVSVTLKAAEDIGFEIRDLESLREHYALTLRHWVRRLEKAHKEALNYVDEPTYRVWRLYMSGSANGFARGRINVYQALLSKPGVQGKSGLPLTRGDWYQSGDKTV